ATGTGTTCACCTGGGGAGCACAAGACAACTAATCCCATTCTTGTTTCATTGCGGTCATTTGGGAACTCTTCTCTAGTATGTTCATAGGCAGGTCTACTGTGTACAGTTAGCTGAAATCGTTAAGTTGTTCTGTCCAACTCTTCCTTTTGTTCCAAGGAATAAAGACATTATCCACTATTCTTACTATACACATTAATGATGCTTAAAGAGAGACTCCATCTCTTGCCTTCCTCTATACCATACCACCTTGATTCCACCTATTCATTCATCCACCTAGTAAGTCTGATGCTTCAGTTTCTGTTGTATACTCTATTATATTATAAACCACAAGGAAATCATTCCAGTGATCTTATTTCAAAGCCACCAGACAGCCATGCTAGCAGTCGAAATACTTACATCATGGTGTCATGGATGCATCCATCCCTCCTAAATTTccttaaaatacttaaatatagGCAGAAGAGATGAGGATGCAATTCATCTCTCCCTgaacaccaaaaacacattagatAAACCTTTCCTAAGACATTAATTCATAATCTCAACTCCTATATAGTCTGCTTTAGCCATCTCCATCAGGACAGGCATGGTAAACAACATTAGATGTGAAGACTTTCTACTTGCATGATGTTTCTCCCTATCATCACGTACACCCATCATCACAAATGTTAGTCTAGCTAAACATGACAGACAATGAGATGAGGTTCAACAGGTGTAAGTGCCAAGtgctgcactttggtcacaacaaccctatGCAAAGCTACAGGCCTGGAGCAGaatggctggaaagctgtgcagaggaaaaggatctgggtgTGCTGGTCAATGCTCGCCTGAACTTGAGCTGCCATTGTGCCCACGCATcctggcatcctggcttgtgtcatgAATCAccccagccagcaggaccagggaggtgatcatcgcCCTGTACTCTGctgtggtgaggccacaccttgagtactgtacTCAGTGCACAGATGCCTGTGCACAGTGCACAGTGAAAGAACAAGAGTCACGGCTGAAACAAGGAAACCTCCACTGGACAGAAGGAAATTACACCTCACAAtgaaaatggtgaagcatgggcagtgcccagagaagctgggaGATCCCCATACTTGAAGATATCCAAGCTTATGTAGATAAAGTCGTGACCAACCTTGTCCATCTTGGAAGTTAGCTTGCTTTTAGCAGGAGACTGGACCTCCAGGGGTGCTTTCCAACCTCATTTTCTCCATGGTATGACTATGTTCTTGCTGCTCTTTAAACTCTCAGAAGTGTTTTCCCAGAAGGTATTTGGCAGATTTCGATACCAAATTGGTCCCTGAGGTTTGACTCAGTGAGGAAGTACAACAGTGTAAAATACTGACCGCATTATAAGAAGGAGCTCAGAAGTGGAAATTTCTTTGCTGGAAGTCAGCCTACATAGAGGAGAAACATCAGAATTAGACTTCTTTTTGAAGCATCCTGGCTTGCTGTGGATATATTGGTAACTCTTTGGAGCACTTCTTAGAGACTGGGTGTGATTGTTTTGGAGATagggaaagaagaaatggaTAAGGGCTTGGAAAACTGACTGgctcatttttaaaactcaaGTAAAAGCTTTAAGACTGAGGGAGACTCTGGTTTTAAGGGAGCAAGCTCAGCTTCCAGATAATGTCTGTCCATCTGTGGTATTAAAAAAGGATGTCCTATACTTTATGTGATAATGTGGGGGAAGAGGGTGTTCTAtttgcatgtgtgttttttttttttaattttgtctgtgtgtgtgttttgtggtttttttttttttgtttgtttgtttggagaaACAGCCATGAGATGCAGCTAACAAATGTCCATGTTTTGCTGACACCAAGTGCACCAAAGGAGAAAGAACTGATGGGAGTAGTGTGATCAGGATAGTCATAGTGTTCTCACTCAGATTTACCATTTTCTTGAATATTTTGTAAGTTGcacttgaaaagagaaaatcagaTGGCAAGTTTGGTATGGGCTATGTGTTGTCTAAGATGTGCTTGCCTTCCCCAGAAACTCATGTTGGTACTCCTTTTAATCATTCAGAAatagctgaagtgagtctgaaaTGAGTGTGAAACCAGATTCAAAGACACAAGATAAAATCTGGGAGATCTGAGTGCAAAACTAGCTCCACATCTCTTTTTAGGGCTAACAGGTTTGGTATctgggagagaagggagggagactGCAGCTGAAATGCCATAAATAGTATCTGGTAagcctgcaagaaaacagcGTGGTTGAGTTGAAGGGCATCGTCCAAGGTTTTGAGGCTCCCCTTCACTTCCACAGAGTAATGGTAACCACAGTGGTGACTGCTCCAGTAATATAGTACAGTAGTGCATTAGACACATTGCATTGGACAAAGTACCTGTCTGAGTTTAGGGCAGGATGGTGTAGTGTGGCAGGATACTTGGAGACAGGTGCCACAAAGAAGAAACCATCAGCATCAGAGTTGATCCACTGGAGCTATAGTGCTGAGgttaaatgaaaagtaaacaGAATTTCTTCCCGTActttcccccttctccctctttTACTTTTGCTTAGTGTGGTATCCATCCATTCCTTGGTGCATTTTCCCTTTGCTTGGTGGTAACCAGCTCTACAAACCTGTCTTTGGAGCACTGCTCCCATCTATCCAGCCTTTTCTTTGTAAagtctctttccctctctctttgtCGTTTTAGCTCCTTTAAACTGCAGCAAGTTCATTTTCTGCAATACTACTTTATCCATCACTATCCATTGTGTCTAATCTACTTCAGTCTCTGTCTATTGTTGATGGGCGATGAACACTGTCATTCAGACATTCATAGTCCCAGGGTCGAAAACAGTTCCTGCACATGTAGCCCTCTCAGCTGTCCTGAGAGGGGACCCCTATGTGTTGCCTGAACTGGAATGAGGACTAGGCATTACAAATGGTGCTTGAGACCCCATTTACCTGGAAAAGATTGTTTAAATGTAGTTACTGCGGCTGCTCCAGTCTCTCTCAGGGGGTTACTTACTGGTATCTCCCTTTTATGTTAACAAAACCATATTGACTTGTGTCCTGTTGTTTTCCACTAGTTCTCAAAACAGGTCTTTTCTTGTTCCGCTAGCAATGAAGATTCAATGAACCACACAACAGTAGTGGAATTTGTCCTCTTGGGGCTGACCAACAGCCGCCATTTGGAGATCATCCTCTTTCTGATTCTGGTGATTGCCTACTTCTTGATCCTGTTTGGAAACATTACTGTCATCAGCATCACTCTAGTGGACCATTTTCTTCAGACTCCAATGTACTTCTTCCTCAGGAATTTTGCCATTTTGGAAATAACATTCACCTCCACATTCATTCCTAGCACCCTCTACAGCCTTCtgacagagaggaaaataatttccctgcctggctgttttcttcagatgctgcttttcttttgcttgggTACCTGCACTTTTTTCCACGTGGCGGCAATGTCCTTTGATCGGTATGTTGCCATCTGCCGCCCCTTGCACTACACGACTATTATGAACAACAGATTTTGCTTCCAACTGGTCCTGGCTTGCTGGGCAGTGAGTTTTCTCCTGATGTCTCCTCCCATCATTATGATTGCCCAGTTGCCTTTCTGTGGTCCCAATGTCCTGAACCACTTTTACTGTGATACTTCACAGTTGTTGCAGCTGTCCTGCACAGACACGTGGTTCATTGAAGGACTGATGTTTATCCTATTAATTATCATTGTGCCAGGTACCTTAACAATAACTGTCATTTCATATGGTTGCATTATTATCACCATCCTACATATGCCATCTTCctcaggaaggaagaaaacattttccacttGCTCAGCTCACCTTGTGGTGGTGACTGTATTTTACAGCACGTCTATTTATAGGTATAACCGCACAGCGCAACGGGGTGGGCAGGGCTCTGAcaaagttctttctttcttcttctccgTGGTGACTCAGATGCTTAACCCATACATCTATTCACTCAGGAACAATCAAGTCAAACGAGCGTTGAAGGAGAGCATGTCAAAGGCATTTTCTAGCTCCCGGAGGCACCCATGAGAGCTGGAGTAGACCTTCCAAGTGACTGAATTGTTGCCCAGATGCATCAGCATTGTGCAAATGAATGAATGACTCTGAATTCAAATGGTTTATGCTTTATAAATGTTACATAGTACCTTTTTCTATCAGAAGCCCAGACATTCCAACACAGGCAGGGTCGTCTAGTCCACCAGTACCTGCACTTGGGTTTGCCTGTGCGTTCTTTCCACTCGGTTCTGGTGGGCTAACAACCTTGGCTAACAACCAAATTCGCTCCCAGCTGCCCAGTGTAGGgcagaagaatttcttccttatatctaatctaaacctagcCTCTTTTGCTTTAAAGCCACTCCCCCGTGTTTTTTTGTCTGCACTCGCTGATAAAGAGAACATAACAATGTGTAACAACCACTGTGATGTAACATATAGACAAGTTAACACCATGTGTTGTTTGTATGTTTgagggttgttgtttttttgtttgtttgtttgtttttgatgttgttgttgttgttttgtttttggtggtggaggtggggatggtgcttttttgtttgtttatttgtttttttgagatatttttcctgtttggttCTTTAAATACAGCTAGGTGAGAAGGTAGATTTATGTTTGCCCTAACAAGAGCTGAATCCTTTTGGACTGGTAACATCACAAATTTCTCCTGTAAAGCTTGTTTACTGTCTTTACATTTCTTAGCCAGTGGATTTGGTTATCTTTACTGACTTAGatatctcttctttttctttgtatatttCTTCTATGGATAAGGATAAAGGGATGGCCAACAGGGTAGACATCCTactgggggtctgttatagaccaacAAGAGCCAAACAAGGATGAAGAGATAGATGAGGTGTTCTATGAGCAGCTGGCGGATGTTGTGCAATCACCAGCACTTCTTCTCATGGGAGAATTTAACTCCACATACATatgctggaaatacaatacagccctgaggaagcagtctagAAGATTCCTGGAgtgcgtggaagatagcttcctgactcAGGTGGCTAGTGAGCCTAACAGAGAGGTTTCCCAGCTAGACCTACTGTTCACAAACATAGAAGGACTTCTGTAGTCAGACCACTTATCCTCGGGGTATTAAGCCTCctgacctggaagtctgggacaAGGAGTAGAAGAACCCCCACACACAGTACAGTTGGAAAcagttacagaatcacacagaatcacagaattgtaggagttggaagggacctcaagaaaTCATTGGCTCTGTTATTTGGTATCAAAGAAtaacataatcacagaatttctaggttggaaaagacctcaagatcattgagtccaacctctgacctaacattaacaattcctccactaaaccatatcactaaactctacatctaaatgtcttttaaagacctccagggatggtgactccaccacttccctgggcagcccattccagtgcctaacaaccctttcggtaaataAGTTTTTCCTGctacccaacctaaacctcccctggtgcaactttagacCGTTCCcgctcgtcctgtcaccaggcatgtgggagaatagaccaatccccacctcgctacagcctcctttaatgtacctatagagagcaataaggttgcccctgagcctcctcttatccaggctgaacaagtcTACCTcactcagccgctcctcataagacttgccctccagacccctcaccagcttcaatGCCTTTTTCTGGACATgctcgagcacctcaatgtcctgtGTGATTCAGCATAATGTGGGTAGCAGTTGGGATCCAGGCACCCTGAGGGGTAGGATGCAGTGTGTGGAGCCAGGGTATGGGGAGTGGTGGAGGTCTGCagtgggagggctggggagagggtgGTCAGGGCCCCGTGGTGTACCCTAGGAGGATGGCCATGGTAACAGGAACTCCTGCGTTAGCTTTGCAAGCTGCATCTGGTCTCTAATATCCTGTCTTTTTCACAGGTGGTGGGACTGGATTTGTGGGCAGAGCCCTGACCCATTTGCTTCAGAGCCATGGTCATGAGGTGACCCATGTCTCTCGACAAGGGGGCAAGAATCGCATCATCTGGGTATGAAATAAGAGTGATTACAGAAGGGAGACCATGTCAAGGCTGAGGAACTAGCCTACCTGGCATGGCATGCAGGGAATTTGCAGTGGGGAAACTGTTTCCCACTGATGTACCCTGCATCTCTTAGGTGCTGTACTGGTTGTGGTCAGTTGGGGTGGGtactgctgcagctccaaggAGCAAAATGTTCTCCATTCATGCTTGTGCGACAGGCAGTGTTTTACAAAGGTCAGGAAGTAACTGGCTGGATGTCTTGGGAGCTTGGTTGTTGGGAAGGCTTGAGAAGAGGGAAGGCTGGGTGTGTGATGTCTCTGTTACCCCTGCCTAGGAAGAGTTGTCCCGCCTTGGACTGCCCCAGTGCGATGCAGTGGTGAATTTGGCTGGTGAGAATGTCCTCAACCCTTTCCGCAGGTAATGAAGTGTTGTAACTCAGTGTTCCATAGTGTTGTGGGGACAAGGTGAAGGCAAGACAACCCAATGTTGTCAGAAAATGTGGAGTGGGTCTGGCAAGGGAGTAGGGTGTCCAGAAAGGACAACCTGGGTTCCCTGGCTGTTGACATCTGGGTCTTCAGATAtccaaaacatttctgtaggCCTGTTAAGTCCccagagaattttaaaagatgcatttcCTTCTGGACTGACAGGTGGAGGCCAGGCAAAGTAGTTGCATGTGTCCAAAAAGGCACCAGATGCCTATGCTTAGATAATACTTAATAACATGCTTAGATAAAGTCAGAACCAAAATGGACTGCAGAAGTTGTTCTTGTATTGCTGAGGGTGTTTTTGGAAATGCCTCTTCCAGGTGCTTGAGGAGAATTCACACAGCTTTGGTGCCCACATTTTCTGATGTGTTTGCCCTAAGGGCATCCAAAACCTATAGCCTTTTTTTGGGAAATGGTGAGCCGTGTTCTCCCACAGTTACCATATATTTAGGTAGCAACATTCTATGTCCTCCTTCTActctggggtggggggaattTATGTGACATCTCCTGTGCTTGTGAGGTGACCGTGGGGGCTCCCCATGGGGCTATTGTTTCCTGGGATATCCTGGTGGGAAGTATGAGTGGCTCTCCTTTTTCCAGATGGGGTGATGCTTTCTGCAAGGAAGTTATCAGCAGCCGAGTTGAAACCACCAAGACCTTGGCCAAAGCCATTGCTGATGCTGACCAGCCACCCAATGCTTGGGTCGTCGTCACCGGCGTAGGTATTGGTTGGGCCCAGCGTGCCTCATGCTGATGAGGAGAGGTGTACCTCCAGACAGAAGCATGCTTCTGGGGAAAATATGTCTTGCCTTGAAATGCCACCTTTATTGCCATCAGTATCGCTGCGACTAGGCAAGGCTTGGTCAGCTTTTTTTTGTACTGGAGTGGAACTTGGGTTCTCATGCTTTCACTTGGTAGCATTAGGACAGGACCTAATGCTTTTCCCTGTGAAAGCCTTAAGGCATCTGTAGAACCAAGTTGTCTAAGCAAGGATTCAGCTGAATCCCCCCATACATCTCCAGTtttgcatttctgcttcctaCGGGGTTTGAAGCTGCTGCAGGTTAGCATTTATGACAGACAGGAAGCTCCTTTCTATGCAGCCAGCTCAGTGCCTTGTTTGCTGGTGCATTTGATTCATGGCATTGCCATCTCAGCTGGAATACCAGCACATGCTGTTGAACCTGCAGAGTGCACTTGTAGTTCAAAACCTAGTGCTGTTCATATGAGGATGTCCCTGGAGACAGGTTTGGGGAGAAGAGGGCCAGCTGATGTTGGGATTCAACCCCAACCCACTTTTTGCTGTTATACCCACAGGCTATTACCGCCCTAGCCCCACAGCTGAGTATACTGAGGATAGCCCTGGAGGGAATTTTGACTTCTTCTCACGCCTGGTGAGCTCCTGGGAAGCTGCAGCTGTCATCCCTGATGGTCCAACTCGTGGTGTTCTGGTGAGATCTGGTAAGACAGGACATCATGCGTGTCTGGAGTGGCTCTGTTTTGGAGCTGGGGCAGTAGGGGAAGGGGTGGGAGAAGTGCATCAGATTATGTATCTTGTCTTTTTGGGGTGCGGTCCCAGGTCCATCCCTCTAAGGATTGTCTTCTGGCTGTAGGTCTGGGGCTGGAGAGGGTCCCTGTCTCACTCTGTTCTTTCCACAGGTGTAGTTCTGGGCCGAGGTGGTGGCGCAATCTCTCAGATGCTCTGGCCATTCTGGCTAGGACTGGGAGGCCCCATAGGGTCTGGGCACCAGCCATTCCCGTGGATCCACATTCAGGACCTGGCTGGGATCATATGTCATGCCCTGGAGAATGAGTGCCTGCAAGGGGTCTTTAATGGTGTCTCCCCATCTTCTCCTGAAACCTCCAACAGCACCTTCACTCAGGAgtttgctgcagccctgggacgCCCAGCCCTACTGCCAGTGCCTGCCTGGGCTGTGCGAGCTGTCTTTGGGGTCGAGCGGGCTGTTATGTTGTTGGAGGGCCAGAAAGTGGTACCAAAGCGCACCCTGGAGAGCGGCTACCATTTCATCTTTCCTGACCTTTCTGCAGCTTTGAAGGACATTGTGGCTTGAGCATTCCTTGTTCAGGCTGTTTAGGGCCTTGTTTTTGTGGTTCCCTGGCTCATATACCTTCCCTTGGGTGAAAGAGGGTGTCTTTTCCTGTTCTGTCTTCTTTTGTGCATCTCCAGTTTAGGAGACATCCTTCCTATTTCCAACTGCAATCTCCACATCACCTGCTTTTGGTGAAGGGCACGGACCTCTTTAAGGATTGTGACCACTGAATCTGCCATCTCTTTTCCACAGCATGTATGAGAGCTGCTCACAGAGCACCTTGGGGGAAGGATGTCTCTGCCCCCTGCAAAAGAGGTATGGTAGCAGGGAAGATTTTCAGGTGTTGTAATTCTTCTCTATGTTACTGGAAGTCCCTCTTCCTGTTTTTCCCAATGTCTTTCACCATGTGATCACAAGAGACTTAGTTACGctcttctgttttgcttgtcTCAATCTGATAGGAAattctaattaattaattgtatGCTTGTAATTGTGTAtttgtatgtgtttatatataaaaagtcAATAGCAGTAGTCAGTAATAAAGCAGTAAGCATATATACTAATATTACAGTTTATTACAAACGATGCTAGTGAAATAGCAAACATTCTCATTATTGATTACCTATAGGCACATACATACATTCAAAACATAACCAGTACCACTAGCTAACAAATCAATCCCCAAAGTGGGGATCAAGCTGTCTTCAAAGTGGTCTAACTAGGAAGACCACCCTCAGAAAGGGGTTAGTAAAGAAAGCTGACTTTAGAAAAGTCAATTTTCAACTTGACAGTTTTATTTTGCCAAATGATATGCAGAAGATAGTTAAATGAGGGgataaacagcaacaacaaagtaAATCCTACTTCACAGGCAACTATATTTGGTTATTTAGAGTGTGCTACAGATGGTGTTACATAAGGACTGAGGACACTGTGACCTGTACAAGCACACggaggagaagaaaatggtCAGGTAGTTCACCAAGGGAACATCACACTTGACTAAGCCAATAGCCTTCTACGATGGAATGACTAGCTGGGTGGATGAGTGGAGAGCAGTGGATGATGTCTACCTTGAtatcagtaaggcttttgactcTCTCCCATAACGTACTTGTAGGCAAGCTCAGGAAGTATGGGGTGGATGAGTGGACAGTGAGGTACACTGGCTGGATGGAagagctcagagggttgtgatCAGTGACACtgagtctagttggaggcctgtagctagTGGTGTCCTCCAGGGGTCCGTATCAAGTCCAGTCCTGTTCAATTTATTCATCAATGACCCGGTTGGTGGAATAGAGTGCACCTCAGCGAGGTGCAGCTGTTGTCAGTGAGTTTGCTGACAACACAAAGTTCAGAAGAGTGGCTGATATCCCAgagagctgtgctgccattcagagggaccttggCAGGCTGGAGCCTGTCAAGGTTGAAcatcatgaagttcaataagggCAAGTTCAGGGTCCTGCACCAATGGAGGAATAACCCAAGGTGCCAGTACAGGTTGGGAGCTGACCTGCTAGAAAACAGGCCTGCGGAGAAGAATCTGGGAGTcctggtagacagcaagttaaCTGAGCCAGctatgtgcccttgtggccaagaaggccaacggtatcctggggtgcattaggAAGAGTGTtgctagcaggtcgagggaggtgatcctcttcctctactcagccctggtgaggcctcacctggagtactgcattcagttaTAGAAGGGGGACATAGAGCTCCTGGAGCAAGTCCAGCAgaaggctacaaagatgatgagGGGAGTGGAGTACCTCTCAtttgaggagaggctgagagagctgtgtctctttagcttggagaagaccGAGAGTGGGTCTTATTTCAATGagtacaaatacctgaagggagggtgtcaagagcaTGGGGTtagactcttttcagtggtgcctagCAACAGGACAAGAGACAACGGGCACCAAGTTGAAACACAGAAATTTCCAGCTATtgaggaacattttttttactgtgagggtgacagaccactggaacaggttgcccagagaggttgtggactCTCTTTCTTTGGatatattcaaaacctgcctagATGCCATCCcatgcaatgtgctctaggtgatcctgcttggcagggcgGGCAGATGATCtcaagaggtcccttccaacctcagccattctgtgattctgtaaggtGCAAGTGCAGTGCCTTCTTGCATATTAGTGGAGACTTTGTGGATGGAGCTATATTTAGCATATTCTGCATCTACATTGTCTATGAAGTACACACTCCAGTAAGAAAACCATGTTCTCCAAAATCCTGGTTTTTCAACAAAAGGAATTAATTTTTCTCAACCAGGAATTATTTGGCCAATTCTACTTGAGAGGCAAAACAAGAGGTAAATTACAGGGCAAGTAAGGGCCAAGACAGAAAAAACGGCACAGTTTATTTCAACTCAAAGTAGAAATTGTGTTAGTTGAATCTCTCCCTAGAAATGCCTTTTGCAGGAATCCTTAGGAATCCATAGGATTCTATGTTGCAGATGCCTATAACTGTATAGATAAACATTACAATCAATGTGTGGTGAGgtactagaacaggttgccctgGAAAGTTGTGGatttcccatccctggaagtgatCAAGGAcaagttggatggggctttgagcaacttggtctagagggtggcatccctgcccatggcagagggtttGAAGTTAGAtcatctttaaggtctcttccagtCCAAATATATGATTCTATGCCTCCCATAAGACCATAATCACATTGCCTTTGATTTTCACTTAACAATTTCAGTGGACTAGCTATGCTGGCTGAGAAGCAAAAGCTTGCCTACAAACTAGAGAAAACTTCTTAAAGATTACTGATTATATATTATGCTCTTACATAATGTACATCATGGAGTTGCTCCTAAGAGAACTttattaacaaacaaaacaacaacagtttaatttactttaaaatacttgtttgtttgttcgtttgttttatttttccacacgTAAGAATGTATTTGCTGACCAGCTTCCACACTGAGCTTCTGATCTCCTTGTTACACAAGGTATAGATCATGGGATTAGTCAGGGGGAAGATGACTGTATGGAAAAGAGCAACAACCTTTTCCATTGGGACAGCTTGGAAGGGTAAGACATAGATATACATAGCTGGGCCACACATGACAAAAACCACAATGATGTGGGAAACACAGGTGGAGGCAATTTTGCTCTTTGCCTTGGAGGACTGTGTCCGGAGCTTCAGCAGCAGGACAGTGTAGGAGATGAGCAGAAGTGAAAAGCACATGACAATGACAACTCCATTGTTGAGAAACATCAAAAGTTCCACTATGTGAGTATCAGCACAGGCCAATTTAACCAGCTGATGGACATCACAGAAGAAGTTGTCCAGGATGTTGGGGCCACAGAAGGGGAGAGCAATGGTAAGAGCAAATAGAGTGATGCCATGGATGAAGCCCCCTGCCCATGAAGCTCCAACCAGGACATAGCATACTGCCCTGTTCACAAGCCTGGTGTAGTGAAAAGGTTTGCAAATGGCTACATAACGGTCATAGGCCATGGCCATGAGCAGGAAAGCTTCAGCTGCTCCCAGGAagtggaggaagaaaagctggGCCATGCAAGCATTGTAGCAGATTGTCTTCTGGTGTGAGAAAAAGTCAGCCAACATTTTAGGTGGGGTCACGCAACAGTAACAGATGTCCAAGAATGCCAAATTGgccaggaaaaaatacatgggTGTTCCCAGTTGGGACTCTCCTTGAATTGTGAGAATGATAAGCACGTTGCCTGGGAGAATTATCATATAgaacagcaggaagaagaagaagagaatcaTCTGGACTTTGTGGGTTTGAGAAAATCCTAACAGAACAAACTCTTTAACTACTGTGTTGTTCTCATACTCCATTTGGACTCTGTAAAACCCTGAAAAACagtaatcaaagaaaaatgaacaaataccAGTGTaaatatactaaaatatttaatcaacTTCAGGTATACTTAGACTGCCTAATAAGCACATGCTTTGACCATTGCCTAGTTTTAAGGCACTTCTTATGGTGAAATACTTGAAAGCTAGTGATTTAGATTCCCATTAACCTGGGCATTGTACTGGAAATATAAACTGAAAACATCCACACGTCATAAGGTGTTCCACATTTTCTCTACACCCCATGAACGGGCACCAGGATTAAGTGTAAGTCATAAAGTATCAGTCCAGTCTCCTATAGTAAGCTATTTTTTGTGGTTTACAGTGTAACTGTCTATCTGAACTACTCCTGTATACATCCTTTCCAAATGACAAAAGTAGGCCCTTCCAGGGTACTATACAATTCATTCTAATGTAGACAGTCAAACAAGTCTAGATGAATTGCACTCCAATAACTCAGTAAACCTAACAATCACATCCACGGATTATGAAAGAAAGCTAAGTATAGATCACTCATATCTGAAGTGTATTACAATTGAACAATTTAAAATCACTTTACAGTCAATGATATCCATACAACCAGCCCAAGGAATAAAGAATTCCatcataatttttttcaattcaaacactttttaaaagaatatattttcctcAATTGTCTTTCAAGGGAGCTGAGATCACATACTGACTTCCATCTTTCCTCAAAGAAATCCCTCAGCAGTGTCTAATTTTCCAAAGAAATCATCAGACCATTGGAACCATGAAGAAAATTCAATTATCTAAATATCTCTCTGAAATTAATCCACCAAGAATTGACTTGAAGATAGATTTTGAAAACATATTGAGCTTTTCCATGGAATGTGTCAAGTCATTTAAATTTCCAT
This portion of the Anas platyrhynchos isolate ZD024472 breed Pekin duck chromosome 28, IASCAAS_PekinDuck_T2T, whole genome shotgun sequence genome encodes:
- the LOC139999682 gene encoding epimerase family protein SDR39U1-like, with the protein product TGGGTGFVGRALTHLLQSHGHEVTHVSRQGGKNRIIWEELSRLGLPQCDAVVNLAGENVLNPFRRWGDAFCKEVISSRVETTKTLAKAIADADQPPNAWVVVTGVGYYRPSPTAEYTEDSPGGNFDFFSRLVSSWEAAAVIPDGPTRGVLVRSGVVLGRGGGAISQMLWPFWLGLGGPIGSGHQPFPWIHIQDLAGIICHALENECLQGVFNGVSPSSPETSNSTFTQEFAAALGRPALLPVPAWAVRAVFGVERAVMLLEGQKVVPKRTLESGYHFIFPDLSAALKDIVA
- the LOC101789937 gene encoding olfactory receptor 4N5, with product MEYENNTVVKEFVLLGFSQTHKVQMILFFFFLLFYMIILPGNVLIILTIQGESQLGTPMYFFLANLAFLDICYCCVTPPKMLADFFSHQKTICYNACMAQLFFLHFLGAAEAFLLMAMAYDRYVAICKPFHYTRLVNRAVCYVLVGASWAGGFIHGITLFALTIALPFCGPNILDNFFCDVHQLVKLACADTHIVELLMFLNNGVVIVMCFSLLLISYTVLLLKLRTQSSKAKSKIASTCVSHIIVVFVMCGPAMYIYVLPFQAVPMEKVVALFHTVIFPLTNPMIYTLCNKEIRSSVWKLVSKYILTCGKIKQTNKQTSILK
- the LOC119714015 gene encoding olfactory receptor 6E1-like; the protein is MNHTTVVEFVLLGLTNSRHLEIILFLILVIAYFLILFGNITVISITLVDHFLQTPMYFFLRNFAILEITFTSTFIPSTLYSLLTERKIISLPGCFLQMLLFFCLGTCTFFHVAAMSFDRYVAICRPLHYTTIMNNRFCFQLVLACWAVSFLLMSPPIIMIAQLPFCGPNVLNHFYCDTSQLLQLSCTDTWFIEGLMFILLIIIVPGTLTITVISYGCIIITILHMPSSSGRKKTFSTCSAHLVVVTVFYSTSIYRYNRTAQRGGQGSDKVLSFFFSVVTQMLNPYIYSLRNNQVKRALKESMSKAFSSSRRHP